Within the Apis cerana isolate GH-2021 linkage group LG9, AcerK_1.0, whole genome shotgun sequence genome, the region TGCGAAGGTGGTGGTGCACTAGTACCAACGCGGGGAGATTCACCTTCACCTAGACCTTTCTTTCACCATGTAAGAGGggatttgtatataaaagcTCTCTTCTGGGTAGCAAAGGCACCAGAGACCACAATTTCACTCACATACCCGTTCCTTACTCGACCGACAAACAACTAGcgtatcgaaataatatcttGTTTAGAATCAACATGAGATCATTAGTAAGTCCAtcacacaaatatatatatatacacgcatatAAGCTTaaacaaatttctataaaatagatCCGTTTCTGATCGAGAATTCTCCAAATTTTCATACTCATCCGATTTTCACTTTTCACTAGGTGATTTTGGTGCTGGCAGCCGTGGCTATTGCCTCGTGCAGAGAACCGAAGGGGGACAAACGATCGTCGAGATTACCGTTTAAAGGGAAGCGTGGCATCGTCGAGTACTCCGGAGGATCTTACAACTCTCCTCTCATAAGCTCTGGATACACCGGCGGATACTCGTTGGGCCATTCCTCGGGTATCCAAAGTTTAGGAGGCGGTTCGATGGGATACTCCCTGGGATCCGGAGGACTGGGGCACAACTTGGTTCAAGGGATCGCGTTGGGAGGGCAGCACTTCGGAGGGCAATCGTACTCCTCTCCCGGCCTCGGCTCCCTCGGCGGTGGAGGAGGCCTGTTCAGCCCACCGTCCAAAAATGGCCCGGTCACGTTTGGCGTCCATGGAGGAGGTGGTTCTTCGTCTTCGACCGGTTACCCGGCCCCGGTCTACGCGACAGGTCACGGACTGTCGGCGTACGGCAGCGGCTCCTCTCATCAAGGGATCAGCCTTTCGTCGATGTTAGGATCCGGTCACAGCTCCGGCTACAGCCTGCCGGCTT harbors:
- the LOC108001715 gene encoding LOW QUALITY PROTEIN: hornerin-like (The sequence of the model RefSeq protein was modified relative to this genomic sequence to represent the inferred CDS: inserted 1 base in 1 codon), yielding MLRRNTFGCEGGGALVPTRGDSPSPRPFFHHVRGDLYIKALFWVAKAPETTISLTYPXPYSTDKQLAYRNNILFRINMRSLVILVLAAVAIASCREPKGDKRSSRLPFKGKRGIVEYSGGSYNSPLISSGYTGGYSLGHSSGIQSLGGGSMGYSLGSGGLGHNLVQGIALGGQHFGGQSYSSPGLGSLGGGGGLFSPPSKNGPVTFGVHGGGGSSSSTGYPAPVYATGHGLSAYGSGSSHQGISLSSMLGSGHSSGYSLPASSLGSGHAVSISPGYAASGGLVIDSSSLGKGSSSYSLPLSSSSHGSSPLSSLSASSSSSYALPISSGSSHSGISALHSSSTGSYSLPVSSGSIGGHVSLSGGSSDSYSLPASSISHPYVTSDASSSSSSSSGSSSYSSPSSSYSAPASGSISSYSSPASSYSSSGYSSTSSSYSPIYSVPSTSYGTPMESHGSYSNLAPRYLEYPGSKSYEDSTSNKYDTISYSSPSGKY